A genome region from Choloepus didactylus isolate mChoDid1 chromosome 14, mChoDid1.pri, whole genome shotgun sequence includes the following:
- the LOC119509207 gene encoding THO complex subunit 7 homolog, whose product MGPVTEDEVIRKRLLIDGDGAGDDRRINLLVKSFIEWCTSGSQEEGYSRYQRMLSTLSQCEISMGKTVLVYDMNLREMENYEKIYKEIECSIAGALEKIAECKKQILKAKRIRKNHQEYDALAKVIQHHPDRHETLKELEALGKELEHLSHIKESIEDKLELRRKQFYVLLSTMHELQQTLESDEKLSEVEKAQETSMETNPKP is encoded by the coding sequence ATGGGACCTGTGACTGAAGACGAAGTCATACGGAAGCGTCTCCTGATTGATGGAGATGGTGCTGGAGATGACAGGAGAATTAATCTGCTAGTAAAGAGTTTCATTGAATGGTGCActtctggatcccaggaagaggGATACAGCCGGTATCAACGTATGCTGAGCACACTGTCACAATGTGAAATTTCAATGGGCAAAACCGTGTTGGTATATGATATGAAtctcagagaaatggaaaattatgaaaaaatttacaaagaaatagaaTGTAGCATCGCTGGAGCCCTTGAGAAAATTGCGGAGTGCAAAAAGCAAATTCTTAAAGCAAAACGAATACGAAAAAATCACCAAGAATATGACGCTTTGGCCAAAGTGATCCAGCATCATCCAGACAGGCATGAGACATTAAAGGAACTAGAGGCTCTGGGAAAAGAACTGGAGCATCTTTCACATATTAAAGAAAGCATTGAAGATAAGCTGGAATTGAGACGGAAACAGTTTTACGTTCTTCTTAGCACCATGCACGAACTTCAGCAAACACTGGAAAGCGATGAAAAGCTCTCAGAGGTGGAGAAAGCTCAAGAGACAAGCATGGAAACAAATCCTAAGCCATAG